Proteins from a genomic interval of Nautilia sp. PV-1:
- a CDS encoding FAD-dependent oxidoreductase: MKAAIIGGGITGSSIAMYLDSLGINVTLFEKNDLISGPPICHLHAGGNLYREITLKEKIALLKESIDFIRLYPQAIDYRPTVIAVPKNDEGNPKDLIETLEILKKEYKKLIENDPKNKVLGEPDEYYRLYYKQDLQKLKMKDLPKVPKTPDEWLIPFAKYVNLDNIKYPVILVQEYGVNVFRLAAIAKMILEPKGIVKYEEVKELKKVDGKWILNGEEFDYLINAAGFKSGIIDDKLHFKREKLTEFKAAYVVKNENFNFTWPEIIFHGKRGTPQGMGQFTPYANGIFQLHGMTKDITLFEDGLVSSSENSSYPRLPKHFIEKIEKGWEKEEAESRAKKAIEHLSRFIPEFKNSKPTFVPLYGAQQIPGTDAELRAVEISFENNYARCEVVKASTVTSMADSIVKDLNKKFNTPYKKQIEIDEIKNLDDKTVTEKAKETAKKRGYPEDMGKRCFKA, from the coding sequence ATGAAAGCGGCAATTATCGGAGGCGGAATAACGGGCAGCAGTATTGCAATGTATCTTGACAGTTTAGGTATAAACGTTACTCTTTTCGAAAAAAATGATCTTATAAGCGGTCCGCCTATATGCCATCTTCATGCCGGCGGAAATTTATACAGGGAAATAACGCTAAAAGAAAAAATTGCTCTTTTAAAAGAATCTATTGATTTTATCAGACTGTATCCGCAGGCGATTGATTACAGGCCGACTGTAATAGCCGTGCCGAAAAATGATGAGGGAAATCCTAAAGATCTGATCGAAACACTGGAAATTTTAAAAAAAGAATATAAAAAACTTATTGAAAACGATCCTAAAAATAAAGTATTAGGAGAGCCTGATGAGTATTACAGACTATATTATAAACAAGACCTGCAAAAACTTAAAATGAAAGATCTCCCAAAAGTGCCTAAAACTCCAGACGAATGGCTGATACCTTTTGCAAAATACGTAAATCTCGATAATATTAAATATCCCGTAATTTTGGTTCAGGAATACGGAGTAAACGTATTTAGACTAGCAGCAATAGCCAAAATGATATTAGAACCTAAAGGCATTGTTAAATATGAAGAAGTAAAAGAGCTGAAAAAAGTTGACGGCAAATGGATACTCAACGGTGAAGAATTTGATTATTTAATTAATGCCGCCGGATTTAAAAGCGGGATAATTGACGATAAATTACACTTTAAAAGAGAAAAACTGACGGAATTTAAAGCCGCTTACGTTGTAAAAAATGAGAATTTCAATTTTACATGGCCGGAAATAATCTTTCACGGTAAACGGGGCACTCCCCAGGGAATGGGACAGTTTACCCCTTACGCAAACGGAATATTCCAGCTTCACGGAATGACGAAAGATATTACTTTATTTGAAGACGGTCTGGTAAGCAGCAGTGAAAACAGCTCTTATCCCAGACTTCCTAAACATTTTATAGAGAAAATAGAAAAAGGATGGGAAAAAGAAGAAGCCGAAAGCAGAGCAAAAAAAGCCATTGAACATTTAAGCAGATTCATACCTGAATTTAAAAACAGCAAACCGACTTTCGTTCCTTTATACGGCGCCCAGCAGATTCCCGGAACAGATGCCGAGCTCAGGGCCGTTGAAATAAGTTTTGAAAACAATTATGCAAGATGTGAAGTGGTAAAAGCTTCAACAGTTACGTCAATGGCGGATTCGATTGTAAAAGATTTAAATAAAAAGTTCAACACGCCGTATAAAAAACAGATTGAAATAGATGAAATAAAAAATTTAGACGATAAAACCGTTACCGAAAAAGCTAAAGAAACCGCCAAAAAAAGAGGCTACCCGGAAGATATGGGTAAAAGATGCTTTAAAGCTTAA
- the recR gene encoding recombination mediator RecR, whose translation MKDLQSLNRLIEAFEELPSIGKKSATRLAISIAKDKFKALKLINAIEDVVANIKECEICGNFSEHEICDICSDEHRDKTLAVVENSKDIITIEESGSYKGYYFVLTHIDDEIIEKLKNIIREKKIEELIFAFPPSVESEARSLYIEDKLKDLNIEFTQIAQGVPTGVHFENVDVNSLAKAIKQRFKL comes from the coding sequence ATGAAAGATTTACAATCTTTAAACAGATTAATTGAAGCGTTCGAAGAACTGCCGAGTATCGGGAAAAAATCGGCCACAAGACTGGCAATAAGCATTGCAAAAGACAAATTCAAAGCCTTAAAACTGATAAACGCCATTGAAGACGTGGTTGCAAATATTAAAGAATGCGAAATATGCGGCAATTTCAGCGAACACGAGATATGCGACATATGCAGCGATGAACACAGGGATAAAACGCTTGCCGTTGTTGAAAATTCAAAAGATATTATTACAATAGAAGAAAGCGGAAGTTATAAGGGATATTATTTTGTATTAACCCACATTGACGATGAAATCATCGAAAAACTTAAAAATATTATCAGGGAAAAGAAAATCGAAGAGCTGATTTTTGCTTTTCCTCCTTCCGTAGAGTCGGAAGCCAGAAGTCTTTATATAGAAGACAAATTAAAAGATTTAAATATTGAATTTACACAAATAGCCCAGGGTGTGCCTACCGGCGTGCATTTTGAAAATGTGGATGTTAATTCCCTCGCTAAAGCAATTAAACAAAGGTTTAAGCTTTAA
- the msrB gene encoding peptide-methionine (R)-S-oxide reductase MsrB, giving the protein MCNCKNTLTEFEKRVICEKGTEPPFNNEYWDNKSPGIYYCKCCGAELFSSEHKFDSGTGWPSFYISTGEVLEKADFTGGMTRIEAMCGRCRGHLGHIFGDGPAPTGIRYCINSASLIFKPKYGEKSGN; this is encoded by the coding sequence ATGTGCAACTGCAAAAACACTCTAACGGAGTTTGAAAAACGGGTTATTTGTGAAAAAGGCACCGAGCCGCCATTTAATAATGAATACTGGGACAATAAAAGCCCGGGGATATACTACTGCAAATGCTGCGGCGCCGAACTTTTCAGCAGCGAACATAAATTTGACAGCGGAACCGGATGGCCCAGTTTTTACATTTCTACAGGAGAAGTATTGGAAAAAGCCGATTTTACTGGAGGAATGACAAGAATCGAAGCAATGTGCGGCAGATGCAGAGGACATCTGGGACATATATTCGGAGACGGACCGGCACCTACCGGTATCAGATACTGTATAAATTCCGCAAGTTTGATTTTCAAACCGAAATACGGAGAAAAAAGTGGCAATTAG
- a CDS encoding alpha/beta fold hydrolase, translating into MAIRDIEHNGKKFKIAYDVINPGKDKNIIFLHGWGSNKEIMKCFKENFQQFRHVYIDMPGFGKSTNDYILNTGDYAEIIDKFLNSLGLTKDIVIGHSFGGKVATLLNPEILVLLASAGIVMPKPLKVRVKIKTFKLLKKLGLSSFRKFFVSEDAKEMNENMYETFKNVVDEDFTDRFSNYSGKTLVFGGKEDTAVPPAAVVKQAELLNTDYIMLNGDHYFFFNGTDAAKNRRLIEHKVLECIK; encoded by the coding sequence GTGGCAATTAGGGATATTGAACATAACGGCAAAAAATTTAAAATAGCCTATGATGTCATAAATCCAGGAAAAGACAAAAACATTATATTTCTGCACGGCTGGGGAAGCAATAAAGAAATAATGAAATGTTTTAAAGAAAATTTCCAGCAATTCAGGCATGTATATATAGATATGCCGGGATTTGGCAAATCTACAAACGATTATATTTTAAATACCGGCGACTATGCTGAAATAATCGATAAATTTTTAAATTCTCTGGGTTTAACGAAAGATATTGTAATAGGGCACAGTTTCGGAGGCAAAGTCGCAACACTTCTAAACCCGGAAATTTTAGTACTTTTAGCGAGTGCGGGTATTGTAATGCCGAAACCTTTAAAAGTAAGAGTAAAAATAAAAACATTTAAACTTCTAAAAAAATTGGGTTTGAGCTCTTTTAGGAAATTTTTTGTAAGTGAAGATGCAAAAGAAATGAATGAAAACATGTATGAAACCTTCAAAAATGTTGTTGATGAAGATTTTACGGACAGATTTTCCAATTATTCAGGAAAAACGCTTGTTTTCGGAGGAAAAGAAGATACGGCCGTTCCTCCTGCCGCTGTTGTAAAACAGGCGGAACTGTTAAATACTGATTATATTATGTTAAACGGAGACCATTATTTCTTTTTTAACGGAACAGACGCTGCTAAAAACAGACGGTTAATTGAGCATAAAGTACTTGAATGTATAAAATAA
- a CDS encoding macro domain-containing protein, with the protein MYKITVKQGNIFDEKESDFIVNPSNTDLFLGSGVSAAFRINCSEELQSEMKKQAPIKQGEVTVTSCPGNPKFKYAIHAAVMDYSKPDPSPTYDTVKKILYNIENIIQKYAPCKIVLPLMGTGIGGLDKEKVIRIYKEFFSRNVDFECEAVIYAHNEKDFQILRKYINQ; encoded by the coding sequence ATGTATAAAATAACAGTAAAACAGGGAAATATCTTTGATGAAAAAGAATCAGACTTTATTGTAAACCCTTCAAATACGGATCTTTTCCTCGGAAGCGGCGTTTCTGCGGCATTCCGGATAAACTGCTCGGAAGAGCTGCAAAGCGAGATGAAAAAACAGGCTCCTATAAAGCAGGGCGAAGTGACAGTAACTTCCTGCCCCGGAAATCCTAAATTTAAATACGCTATTCATGCAGCCGTAATGGATTACTCAAAGCCTGATCCTTCGCCTACATACGATACTGTTAAAAAAATTCTTTACAATATTGAAAATATCATACAAAAATACGCTCCGTGTAAAATTGTACTTCCTTTGATGGGCACAGGCATCGGCGGTCTGGATAAAGAAAAAGTAATACGGATTTATAAAGAGTTCTTTTCCAGAAATGTCGATTTTGAGTGTGAAGCGGTTATTTACGCTCATAATGAAAAAGATTTTCAGATCCTCAGGAAATACATAAATCAATAA
- the ade gene encoding adenine deaminase yields the protein MFITANYVDIVNKKIFPAKITIKNGKIEFIERIKNAENYILPGFIDAHIHIESSMLPPSSFGEIMLSHGHVASVSDPHEIANVLGLKGVYWMIENAKETALKIYFGASPCVPATPFETRGAKLGVEEIEELFKRDDILYLSEVMNFPGVINGDEDMLSKIALAKKYNKRIDGHAPGLRGEDLTKYINAGIQTDHEAFTLEEGEEKIKKGMKIIIREGSAAKNFEALYPLIDKYLDKIMFCSDDRHPDDLIKGDVNLLVKRSLQKGCDLFNVLKAACINPALHYGLDVGQLQTGDPADFIIVDDLEEFNVLSTYINGKKVYDCDKELKFKEVYPVNNFNAEKIADIDIKSCKTYNVIEAVDGELITKKQNHKGFVPDIEKDILLFSVTNRYKSTPPSVALIKGFGLKKGAIASSVAHDSHNIVAVGSSKQEMIKAINTVIEMKGGICAVEGDEVKALKLDIAGLMSSENPYDVSKKYTEIQNFAKEFGCSLSSPFMTLSFMALLVIPEIKLSDKGLFDVEKFKFIDLCIS from the coding sequence ATGTTTATAACAGCAAATTACGTTGATATTGTAAACAAAAAAATTTTTCCGGCCAAAATAACAATAAAAAACGGAAAAATAGAGTTTATTGAACGGATTAAGAATGCTGAAAATTATATCCTTCCGGGATTTATTGATGCTCACATCCATATAGAAAGTTCAATGCTGCCGCCCTCTTCTTTTGGTGAAATAATGCTTTCCCACGGCCATGTCGCAAGCGTAAGCGACCCGCATGAAATTGCCAATGTTTTAGGTTTAAAAGGCGTATACTGGATGATAGAGAACGCAAAAGAGACCGCTTTAAAGATATATTTCGGTGCCAGTCCCTGCGTTCCAGCAACTCCGTTTGAAACCAGAGGAGCAAAGCTTGGTGTTGAGGAAATAGAAGAACTGTTTAAAAGGGATGATATTTTATACTTAAGTGAAGTAATGAATTTTCCCGGTGTAATAAACGGAGATGAAGATATGCTCTCAAAAATCGCGCTTGCCAAAAAATACAATAAACGTATTGACGGTCATGCGCCGGGGCTTAGAGGAGAAGATTTGACGAAGTATATAAATGCCGGTATTCAAACGGATCATGAAGCGTTTACACTTGAAGAAGGCGAAGAAAAAATAAAAAAAGGCATGAAAATAATTATAAGAGAAGGCAGTGCGGCTAAGAATTTTGAAGCGTTATATCCTCTGATAGACAAATATCTGGATAAAATAATGTTTTGCTCTGATGACAGGCATCCTGACGATTTAATTAAAGGCGATGTTAACCTGCTAGTAAAACGTTCCCTTCAAAAAGGATGTGATCTTTTTAATGTATTAAAAGCCGCGTGTATAAACCCGGCACTGCATTACGGTCTGGATGTGGGACAGCTCCAAACAGGAGATCCGGCTGATTTTATTATTGTTGACGATTTAGAGGAATTTAATGTTTTATCCACATACATTAACGGCAAAAAGGTTTATGACTGTGATAAAGAACTTAAATTTAAAGAAGTTTATCCTGTAAATAATTTTAATGCTGAAAAAATTGCTGATATTGATATTAAATCATGTAAAACATACAATGTAATTGAAGCCGTTGACGGTGAACTTATTACCAAAAAACAGAACCATAAAGGTTTTGTTCCCGATATTGAAAAAGATATACTGCTTTTTTCAGTTACCAACAGATATAAAAGCACTCCTCCGTCTGTAGCTTTGATTAAAGGTTTCGGTTTGAAAAAAGGAGCCATAGCTTCCAGTGTTGCGCATGACTCCCATAATATCGTGGCAGTCGGAAGCAGCAAACAAGAAATGATCAAGGCAATCAATACCGTTATTGAAATGAAAGGCGGAATATGTGCCGTAGAAGGCGACGAGGTAAAAGCTTTAAAACTTGATATTGCAGGGCTTATGAGCAGTGAAAACCCTTATGACGTTTCTAAAAAGTATACTGAAATACAAAATTTTGCAAAAGAGTTCGGATGCAGTTTATCGTCACCGTTTATGACGCTTTCTTTTATGGCACTGCTTGTAATTCCGGAAATTAAATTATCAGACAAAGGGCTTTTTGATGTAGAGAAGTTTAAGTTTATTGATTTATGTATTTCCTGA
- a CDS encoding MTH1187 family thiamine-binding protein, which produces MSVLVEFAIFPTDKGESVSEYVSRVIKMFQKSDINYQLTPMGTVFEVETMEEATEVINNAYKQLEPDCNRVYTTIKMDIRKNKSNRMKQKINSIKSKIGDVNA; this is translated from the coding sequence ATGAGTGTATTAGTGGAATTTGCGATATTCCCGACAGACAAGGGGGAGAGTGTAAGCGAATATGTAAGCAGGGTCATTAAAATGTTTCAAAAAAGCGATATAAACTATCAGCTGACTCCTATGGGAACGGTGTTTGAAGTAGAAACCATGGAGGAAGCCACGGAAGTTATCAATAACGCATACAAACAGTTAGAACCCGACTGCAACAGGGTATATACAACAATCAAAATGGATATAAGAAAAAATAAATCTAACAGAATGAAACAGAAAATCAATTCAATCAAAAGCAAAATAGGGGATGTTAACGCTTAA
- a CDS encoding DUF2089 family protein → MTKCFVCKSNLQIERLKCTHCNTVFEGGFSFPLLAKLSLNSQKLAVELILAGGNLKDLAEKLGITYPTLKKRIQELQSELIMLIKERDDEITYIKNKIKNNEISKEEGEKIINELLGNI, encoded by the coding sequence ATGACAAAATGTTTCGTATGTAAATCAAACCTTCAAATTGAACGGTTGAAGTGCACTCACTGCAATACAGTTTTTGAAGGCGGTTTTTCTTTCCCTCTTCTTGCAAAACTGTCCTTAAACTCCCAAAAACTCGCGGTTGAGCTCATACTGGCCGGAGGCAATTTAAAAGATCTTGCCGAAAAACTAGGTATTACTTATCCGACTTTAAAAAAAAGAATCCAGGAATTACAGAGTGAATTAATTATGTTAATTAAAGAAAGGGATGATGAAATTACTTACATCAAAAATAAAATAAAAAACAACGAAATATCAAAAGAAGAAGGGGAAAAAATAATAAACGAACTTCTCGGTAA